Proteins from a single region of Thermus sp. LT1-2-5:
- a CDS encoding ubiquitin-like small modifier protein 1: MPKVNLYATFRDLTGKSHLEVEGRTVGEVLANLVQAYPKLKEELFEGEALAERVSVFLEGRDVRYLEGLSTPLAPEATLDLFPPVAGGALEATFGALPPWLLEEYLVSWGGKKLEEGRYALPGAMVRFAEAEPLRVGSLSVPQLRVEVEGEEAEAWFNRIAFAASRGGG; encoded by the coding sequence ATGCCCAAGGTGAACCTTTACGCCACCTTTCGCGACCTCACCGGGAAGAGCCACCTGGAGGTGGAGGGGCGGACCGTGGGGGAGGTGCTGGCGAACCTGGTCCAGGCCTACCCCAAGCTCAAGGAGGAACTCTTTGAAGGGGAGGCCTTGGCGGAGCGGGTTTCGGTCTTTTTGGAGGGGCGGGATGTGCGGTACCTGGAGGGCCTTTCCACCCCCTTGGCCCCGGAGGCTACCTTGGACCTGTTTCCTCCTGTGGCGGGGGGAGCCCTCGAGGCCACCTTCGGGGCGCTCCCCCCTTGGCTTCTAGAGGAGTACCTGGTCTCCTGGGGCGGGAAGAAGTTGGAGGAAGGCCGCTACGCCCTCCCCGGGGCCATGGTCCGCTTCGCCGAGGCCGAGCCCTTAAGGGTGGGAAGCCTCAGCGTCCCCCAGCTTCGGGTGGAGGTGGAAGGGGAGGAGGCGGAGGCTTGGTTTAACCGCATCGCCTTCGCCGCAAGCCGCGGGGGGGGCTAG
- a CDS encoding metallophosphoesterase — translation MKRSVRLLLLADQVHPHIHSPRFPNNLPPFDLVLAAGDLPGTYLEYVATKVAVPVLFVPGNHGEEWVWEAEGKKRPGGVVNLHGRLFRHGGLLFYGIGGVPRYREGEGQLGETELFRLALKPLFLLPRRLLKGHGVDVLLTHAPPPGPTAGEDFAHRGAGAFLLFHRLFRPRLHVHGHTPLLGASPLRGYRTPLGVEVVHAQGYALLSL, via the coding sequence ATGAAAAGGAGCGTGCGCCTCCTTCTCCTCGCCGACCAGGTCCACCCCCACATCCACTCCCCCCGCTTCCCCAACAACCTTCCCCCCTTCGACCTGGTCCTGGCCGCGGGGGACTTGCCGGGGACCTACCTGGAGTACGTGGCCACCAAGGTGGCGGTGCCCGTGCTCTTCGTCCCCGGCAACCACGGGGAGGAGTGGGTATGGGAAGCGGAGGGGAAAAAGCGCCCCGGGGGCGTGGTGAACCTCCACGGACGGCTCTTTCGCCACGGGGGCCTTCTCTTCTACGGCATCGGCGGGGTGCCCCGCTACCGGGAAGGGGAAGGGCAGCTTGGGGAAACGGAGCTTTTCCGCCTGGCCCTAAAGCCCCTTTTTCTTCTGCCCAGGCGGCTTCTTAAAGGGCACGGGGTGGATGTCCTCCTCACCCACGCCCCGCCCCCGGGACCCACGGCGGGGGAGGACTTCGCCCACCGAGGGGCGGGGGCGTTCCTCCTCTTCCACCGCCTCTTCCGCCCCCGGCTCCACGTCCACGGCCACACCCCCCTCCTGGGGGCAAGCCCTTTGAGGGGCTACCGCACCCCCTTGGGGGTAGAGGTGGTCCACGCTCAGGGTTACGCCCTCCTTAGCCTCTAG